One window of the Xiphophorus hellerii strain 12219 chromosome 15, Xiphophorus_hellerii-4.1, whole genome shotgun sequence genome contains the following:
- the hebp2 gene encoding heme-binding protein 2, whose product MLKALGQAFFSTGLKSPKFTAEEAKGQDYEIRTYHPTRWMSTTVSGMQGDECTSTGFRRLFRYIQGNNKNKAKVEMTAPVTCHVVPGAGPSCESQFTVSFYIPDELQENPPEPTDPDVFLEDRKEFTAYVRTYGGFSNDNMKREELLKLLESLKRDGVEFVDKPYYTAGYDSPFKLTNRRNEVWVLKKAEQQ is encoded by the exons ATGCTGAAAGCTCTGGGACAAGCTTTTTTCTCCACCGGACTGAAGAGTCCTAAATTCACAGCAGAGGAGGCGAAG GGTCAGGACTACGAGATCCGCACCTACCATCCCACTAGGTGGATGAGCACCACTGTGAGTGGGATGCAGGGCGATGAATGTACGAGCACCGGCTTCCGCAGGCTCTTCCGCTACATTCAgggcaacaacaaaaaca AGGCCAAGGTGGAGATGACCGCACCAGTCACGTGCCATGTGGTCCCTGGAGCCGGCCCCTCCTGCGAATCTCAGTTTACCGTGTCCTTCTACATCCCAGATGAGCTTCAGGAAAACCCACCTGAGCCCACCGACCCCGATGTGTTCTTGGAGGACCGGAAAGAGTTCACTGCATACGTTAG GACTTATGGTGGGTTTTCCAATGACAACATGAAGCGGGAAGAGCTGCTGAAGCTTTTGGAGAGCCTGAAGAGGGACGGCGTCGAATTTGTCGACAAGCCGTACTACACGGCCGGGTATGACAGCCCCTTCAAACTGACCAACCGCAGGAACGAGGTGTGGGTCCTCAAGAAAGCAGAGCAGCAGTAA
- the cmtr1 gene encoding cap-specific mRNA (nucleoside-2'-O-)-methyltransferase 1 gives MKRRADATYSPLPGTKRRVDESSSDEESLSRQDSSQNDSLSDQEDHRPSFSMPSISASSFDAQDNDDSAQNPSKFSMYNSVSQKLMAKMGFREGEGLGKFSQGRKEIVEASTQRGRRGLGLTLQGFQGELNVDWQDEPEPSATEKVDWFPECTTEIPDADELRDWLIPGPRKLKIEDETEFCTEDLLHTLLRCKTVFDDLEGEEMRRARTRSNPYETIRGGIFLNRAAMKMANIDHCFDYMFTNPKDSQGKSRMKDHEGELLYFGDVCAGPGGFSEYILWRKRWHAKGFGMTLRGPCDFKLEDFYAAPSELFEPYYGEGGVDGDGDITLPENVTAFRNFVMENTDRRGLHFLMADGGFSVEGQENIQEILTKQLLLCQFLTALSTLRTGGHFVCKTFDLFTPFSVGLVYLLYLCFDRISLFKPVTSRPANSERYIVCRGLKPGSDAVREYMFKINLKLNQFRNRDTDVTEVVPLSIIKDDTDFFQFMVNSNESLCVVQIKALAKIHAFVMDPALSEPRQADIRKECLKLWGVPDKARVAPSSSDPKTKFYELTKNSDVDAFQSKITPLDSKTLAKLRQIFDYRCIVGGGEQIFLLALGKSQIYTWDGKMPLRWKKMENFKLELPRETLLSVEIVQELKGEGKAQRRISAVHVMDALILNGTDVRDQHFNQRIQMAEKFVKAVAKPSRTDMNPIRVKEVYRLEEMEKIFVRLEMKMTKSSGGVPRLSYTGRDDRHFLPTGLYIIKTVNEPWMMAFSKNSNKKFFYNKLTKESTYGMPPNAAAPFRVCHSERLFWAWVEGVIVHDSQTRTDPEKLSKDEFLTFIHQHHQ, from the exons ATGAAAAGAAGAGCAGATGCAACATATTCACCTCTGCCGGGGACAAAGAGGCGGGTCGATGAAAGCAGCTCAGATGAAGAGTCATTATCTAGACAAG ACTCGAGCCAAAATGACTCCCTCAGTGACCAGGAGGATCACAGGCCGAGCTTCTCTATGCCGTCCATATCAGCATCCTCCTTTGATGCCCAAGACAATGACGACTCCGCTCAGAACCCCTCAAAGTTCTCCATGTACAACAGCGTGTCGCAGAAGCTCATG GCAAAAATGGGCTTTAGAGAAGGAGAAGGTCTGGGTAAGTTCAGCCAGGGGCGCAAAGAGATCGTAGAGGCTTCTACCCAGCGTGGAAGGAGGGGCCTGGGGCTCACCCTGCAGGGTTTCCAGGGAGAACTCAATGTTGACTGGCAGGATGAACCAGAG CCCAGTGCAACTGAGAAGGTCGACTGGTTTCCAGAATGCACCACAGAGATCCCAGATGCAGATGAGCTGAGGGACTGGTTGATTCCGGGACCG agaaaactaaagattGAGGATGAAACAGAGTTTTGTACAGAAGATCTTCTTCACACGCTTCTACGGTGCAAG ACGGTGTTTGATGATCTGGAGGGCGAGGAGATGAGGAGAGCCCGAACACGCTCGAACCCTTATGAGACGATCAGAGGAGGAATCTTTCTCAACAG AGCAGCCATGAAAATGGCCAACATCGATCACTGCTTTGACTACATGTTCACTAATCCAAAGGATTCTCAAGGG AAATCCCGGATGAAGGACCACGAGGGCGAGCTTCTGTACTTTGGCGACGTCTGTGCCGGGCCCGGTGGCTTTTCAGAGTACATCCTGTGGAGGAAACGCTGGCACGCTAAAGGCTTCGGGATGACGCTGAGAGGGCCGTGCGATTTCAAACTGGAGGATTTCTACGCAGCGCCCAGCGAGTTGTTTGAGCCTTACTATG GTGAGGGTGGAGTGGACGGGGATGGCGACATTACTCTGCCAGAAAACGTGACCGCGTTTCGTAACTTTGTCATGGAGAACACAGACAGAAGGGGGCTGCATTTCCTCATGGCAGACGGG GGTTTCTCTGTGGAGGGCCAGGAGAACATCCAGGAGATTCTCAccaagcagctgctgctctgtcaATTCCTCACTGCCCTCTCCACTCTCAGGACAG GTGGACATTTTGTATGTAAAACCTTTGACCTCTTCACTCCTTTCAGCGTGGGTTTGGTGTACCTGCTCTACCTCTGCTTCGACAGGATCTCTCTCTTCAAACCCGTCACCAGCAGGCCAGCCAACTCTGAGAG GTACATCGTGTGCCGCGGTCTGAAACCAGGTTCGGATGCGGTCAGAGAGTACATGTTCAAAATTAACCTGAAACTGAACCAGTTCAGGAACAGGGACACTGATGTTACAGAGGTGGTTCCACTGAGCATCATAAAGGACGACACAGACTTCTTCCAGTTCATGGTCAACTCCAATGAGAG CCTCTGTGTAGTCCAGATCAAGGCCTTGGCAAAGATCCACGCTTTCGTCATGGACCC GGCGCTCTCAGAGCCGAGACAAGCTGACATCAGGAAGGAGTGCTTAAAGCTTTGGGGG GTACCAGACAAGGCTAGAGTCGCTCCTTCTTCATCCGACCCAAAAACCAAATTCTATGAGCTGACAAAG AACTCAGATGTTGATGCGTTCCAGAGCAAGATAACGCCTCTAGACTCCAAGACGCTCGCTAAGCTGCGACAAATCTTTGACTACAGGTGCATTGTGGGAGGTGGAGAGCAGATCTTCCTGCTTGCATTGGGG AAGTCTCAGATATACACGTGGGACGGGAAAATGCCCCTGCGctggaagaaaatggaaaattttaagCTGGAGTTGCCAAGGGAAACACTCCTCAGTGTGGAGATTGTTCAAGAACTGAAAGGGGAG GGTAAAGCTCAGCGCAGAATCAGTGCTGTCCATGTAATGGATGCACTGATTCTTAATGGTACTGATGTAAGAGATCAGCACTTCAACCAGCG aaTCCAGATGGCTGAGAAGTTTGTGAAGGCGGTGGCAAAACCCAGCAGAACAGACATGAACCCAATCAG AGTCAAGGAAGTTTACAGACTAGAGGAAATGGAGAAAATCTTTGTCAG ACTAGAGATGAAGATGACCAAGAGTTCAGGAGGCGTCCCTCGTCTGTCCTACACCGGCAGAGATGACAGGCACTTCCTTCCCACAGGCCTCTATATCATTAAAACTGTCAATG AGCCGTGGATGATGGCATTCAGCAAAAACTCAAACAAGAAGTTTTTCTATAACAAGTTAACCAAGGAATCGACTTATGGTATGCCACCAAATGCTGCTGCTCCTTTCCG CGTCTGCCACTCTGAGCGACTCTTCTGGGCCTGGGTGGAAGGGGTCATCGTCCACGATTCTCAGACCCGAACAGACCCAGAGAAACTGTCCAAAGATGAATTTTTAACCTTCATCCATCAACATCACCAGTAA